One Syntrophorhabdaceae bacterium genomic window carries:
- a CDS encoding class I adenylate-forming enzyme family protein produces the protein MVPIIPLNPDITLVHHFLEKSAERFPGKTAIVHGPTRVTYAELNNRASALADYLLTIGLKPGDRVALLMENSLEYVIGYYGALKASAVAVPLNSDLKAEGLRYAIEDLEAGIMVSSSKFEKLIAASNLEGLGLKHLILKGRSVSAGIRTTTVNFDDVTPSSFTSTVRCEITSRDLASIIYTSGSTGGPKGVMLSHQNIVDNTFSICQYLGLTSDDVQMIVLPFFYVMGKSLLNTHFAVGGTVILNNQFAFPATVIKEMIAEKVTGFSGVPSTFAYLVHRSPLAANREKLPCLRYVSQAGGHMAKAVKEELRRVLPAHTQIVIMYGATEAAARLSYLEAPRFADKTESIGKAIPGVTLKVVNQDGRDADIGQVGELVATGTNIMQGYWKNPEATAKVLTDGWYHTGDQAYMDEEGFFFVVGRKDDLLKVGGHRLNPQEIEDILLESGMFVEAVVLGQPDELLGMRLVTLAVPKSDECTSQKVMNFCAERLPKYKIPSEVQFTKNLPKKTSGKVDRKSCLALFSQCQPNSQHAAEK, from the coding sequence ATGGTCCCGATAATTCCCCTAAATCCCGATATAACACTTGTCCATCATTTCCTCGAGAAGAGCGCGGAGCGCTTTCCCGGTAAAACAGCTATCGTACACGGTCCGACCCGCGTTACATATGCTGAGTTAAATAATCGGGCGAGTGCCCTGGCAGATTATCTCTTGACCATCGGCCTAAAACCCGGTGACCGCGTGGCCTTGCTCATGGAAAATAGTCTTGAATACGTTATCGGTTATTACGGAGCGCTCAAGGCCTCCGCGGTGGCAGTACCTTTAAACAGCGACTTGAAGGCCGAAGGATTGCGCTATGCCATAGAGGATTTAGAGGCCGGAATAATGGTGTCTTCGTCGAAGTTTGAGAAGCTCATAGCTGCCTCAAACCTGGAGGGCCTGGGACTGAAGCACCTCATTCTCAAGGGACGTTCCGTATCGGCAGGCATTCGCACAACCACGGTCAATTTCGACGACGTCACCCCCTCTTCCTTTACCAGTACAGTGCGTTGCGAGATAACTTCCCGCGACCTCGCGAGCATCATCTATACGTCAGGATCGACCGGTGGCCCAAAGGGGGTGATGCTTTCACATCAGAACATCGTGGACAACACCTTCTCGATCTGCCAGTATCTCGGCCTCACGAGTGACGATGTGCAGATGATTGTGCTACCGTTCTTTTATGTCATGGGAAAATCGCTGCTCAATACCCATTTTGCAGTCGGCGGTACGGTCATCCTCAACAACCAGTTCGCCTTTCCGGCCACTGTCATTAAAGAAATGATCGCGGAGAAGGTCACCGGTTTTTCCGGGGTTCCTTCTACCTTTGCGTACCTCGTGCATCGATCTCCGCTTGCCGCTAATCGGGAGAAACTTCCCTGTCTCCGTTATGTGAGCCAGGCCGGCGGGCACATGGCAAAAGCCGTCAAAGAAGAGCTCCGTCGGGTACTTCCGGCGCACACCCAAATAGTCATCATGTACGGTGCGACCGAAGCTGCGGCCAGGCTTTCCTACCTCGAAGCTCCGCGTTTTGCGGACAAAACGGAATCCATTGGAAAGGCCATACCCGGCGTCACATTGAAGGTAGTGAACCAGGACGGGCGGGACGCAGACATCGGTCAAGTCGGCGAACTCGTTGCCACGGGGACCAACATCATGCAAGGTTATTGGAAAAATCCCGAAGCCACTGCAAAGGTCCTTACAGATGGCTGGTATCACACGGGTGATCAGGCGTATATGGATGAAGAGGGCTTTTTCTTTGTTGTGGGACGCAAGGACGACCTTTTGAAGGTAGGCGGCCACAGGCTCAATCCACAGGAAATAGAAGATATATTGCTCGAGTCGGGTATGTTTGTTGAGGCGGTAGTGCTTGGCCAACCGGATGAACTGCTGGGGATGCGTCTTGTTACCCTCGCCGTTCCGAAAAGCGACGAGTGCACCTCTCAAAAGGTGATGAACTTCTGCGCAGAGAGGCTGCCCAAATACAAGATACCGAGCGAGGTGCAATTCACTAAGAATCTGCCAAAGAAGACAAGCGGCAAGGTTGATCGAAAAAGTTGCCTTGCTTTGTTCAGTCAGTGTCAACCGAATTCACAGCATGCCGCAGAAAAATAA